Proteins encoded together in one Pseudomonas sp. TCU-HL1 window:
- a CDS encoding homoserine dehydrogenase, translated as MSEYKIALVGFGGVNRGLAQLIAERNAAWQADLGFSLKIVGVTDLFLGSIMNRDGLDAAQLAALPVAKGAFAGLPGGTAEAFNETIIKQSGADIIAEATFTNPVDGEPAATFCRWALESGKHVVTTNKGPIALHGAELKALAERNGVAFEYEGSVMSGTPVIRMACQTLPGAVISGFEGILNGTSNYVLTRMEEGLSFADAVRQAQELGYAEADPTADVEGFDVRLKVVILANELLDARLQVSDVRCSGISGLGAADLEQARQAGARWKLIGSAQRQADGSVSASVEARRLDNGHPLAGISGATNAVSFNTELLGAVTVSGPGAGRIETAFALLSDIVAIHTARAQR; from the coding sequence ATGTCCGAATACAAGATTGCCCTGGTTGGTTTCGGCGGCGTGAACCGCGGCCTGGCCCAACTGATCGCCGAGCGCAACGCGGCCTGGCAGGCCGACCTGGGCTTCAGCCTGAAGATCGTCGGCGTGACCGACCTGTTCCTGGGCTCCATCATGAACCGCGACGGCCTGGACGCTGCGCAACTGGCCGCCTTGCCGGTCGCCAAGGGGGCATTCGCAGGACTGCCGGGCGGCACCGCCGAGGCGTTCAACGAGACGATCATCAAGCAGTCCGGTGCCGACATCATTGCCGAGGCCACCTTCACCAATCCGGTGGACGGTGAGCCGGCGGCCACTTTCTGCCGCTGGGCACTGGAGAGTGGCAAGCATGTGGTCACCACCAACAAGGGCCCGATCGCGTTGCACGGCGCCGAACTCAAGGCCCTGGCCGAGCGCAATGGCGTGGCCTTCGAGTACGAAGGCTCGGTGATGAGCGGTACCCCGGTCATCCGCATGGCGTGCCAGACCCTGCCGGGCGCTGTGATCAGCGGCTTCGAAGGCATCCTCAACGGCACCTCCAACTACGTGCTGACCCGCATGGAGGAAGGCCTGAGCTTCGCCGATGCGGTGCGCCAGGCGCAGGAGCTGGGCTACGCCGAGGCCGACCCGACCGCTGACGTCGAAGGTTTCGATGTGCGCCTGAAGGTGGTGATCCTCGCCAACGAACTGCTCGACGCCCGCTTGCAGGTGAGCGATGTGCGTTGCAGCGGCATCAGTGGCCTGGGTGCCGCCGACCTCGAACAGGCTCGCCAGGCCGGCGCCCGCTGGAAGCTGATCGGCTCCGCCCAGCGCCAGGCCGACGGCTCGGTCAGCGCCAGCGTCGAAGCCCGCCGCTTGGACAACGGCCACCCGCTGGCCGGCATCTCCGGCGCCACCAACGCGGTGTCCTTCAACACCGAATTGCTGGGGGCGGTGACGGTCTCCGGACCGGGCGCCGGGCGCATCGAGACGGCCTTCGCACTGCTCTCCGACATCGTCGCCATCCACACCGCGCGTGCGCAGCGCTGA
- a CDS encoding aldehyde dehydrogenase family protein, which yields MTASRLALAKAVENPLIDVFNPFDGSQVGSVPCLGVADVPGLLEQAREGVRTCAALPRHRRARILEDAARLIERDAVAFAGLIVAEAGKTLRQAEKEVKRCINTLKLSAEEARRNAGEVVPFESYEGSESRQGWFTREPLGLIVAITPYNDPLNLVAHKLGPAIAGGNAVLLKPSELAPLSACKLVDCLREAGMPESVVTIATGGAELGKALTAAREVRMISFTGGFVTGESIARNAGLKKLAMDLGGNAPVLVLEDCELEATVESCVSGAFWAAGQNCIGTQRILVQASIYEAFRERFVALSQALVAGDPSRRETDVGPMITEQAARNAEQVVTEALDEGARLLCGHRRQGALYAPTVLERVNHDSRLWRHEVFAPVVVLEPFDSLDEAVALANEPEYSLHAGIFTADLKRALGAAKRIEAGGVMINDSSDYRFDAMPFGGFKYGSLGREGVRFAYEDMTQPKVVCINDLN from the coding sequence ATGACCGCATCTCGTCTGGCCCTCGCCAAGGCCGTGGAAAACCCTCTGATCGATGTATTCAACCCCTTCGACGGTAGCCAGGTGGGCAGCGTGCCCTGCCTCGGCGTCGCCGACGTCCCCGGTCTGCTGGAGCAGGCCCGGGAGGGGGTGCGGACCTGTGCCGCGCTGCCGCGTCATCGCCGTGCGCGCATCCTCGAAGACGCCGCGCGCCTGATCGAGCGGGACGCCGTCGCCTTCGCCGGCCTGATCGTCGCCGAGGCGGGCAAGACCTTGCGCCAGGCCGAGAAGGAGGTGAAGCGCTGCATCAACACCCTCAAGCTGTCGGCCGAAGAGGCCAGGCGCAATGCCGGCGAGGTGGTGCCGTTCGAGTCCTACGAGGGCTCCGAATCCCGCCAGGGCTGGTTCACCCGCGAGCCGCTGGGGCTGATCGTGGCGATCACCCCTTACAACGACCCGCTGAACCTGGTGGCGCACAAGCTCGGCCCGGCCATCGCCGGTGGCAACGCGGTGTTGCTCAAGCCCTCGGAGTTGGCGCCCCTGTCGGCGTGCAAGCTGGTGGATTGCCTGCGCGAAGCCGGCATGCCGGAGTCCGTCGTGACCATCGCCACCGGCGGTGCGGAGCTGGGCAAGGCGCTCACCGCTGCCCGTGAGGTGCGGATGATCTCCTTCACGGGCGGCTTCGTCACCGGCGAGAGCATCGCCCGCAACGCCGGCCTCAAGAAGCTGGCGATGGACCTGGGCGGTAACGCGCCAGTGCTGGTACTTGAGGATTGCGAGCTGGAGGCCACGGTCGAATCCTGCGTGTCCGGCGCCTTCTGGGCAGCGGGGCAGAACTGCATCGGCACGCAGCGCATCCTCGTGCAGGCGTCGATCTACGAAGCCTTCCGTGAGCGCTTCGTGGCGTTGAGCCAGGCGTTGGTGGCGGGTGACCCGAGCCGCCGCGAGACTGACGTGGGGCCGATGATCACCGAACAGGCCGCACGCAACGCCGAGCAGGTGGTGACGGAGGCTCTGGACGAGGGCGCACGCCTGCTCTGCGGCCACCGTCGCCAGGGCGCCCTGTATGCACCGACCGTGCTGGAACGGGTGAACCATGACAGCCGCCTGTGGCGCCACGAGGTGTTCGCTCCGGTGGTGGTGCTGGAGCCGTTCGACAGCCTGGATGAGGCCGTGGCCCTGGCCAACGAACCCGAATACAGCTTGCATGCCGGCATCTTCACCGCTGACCTCAAGCGCGCCCTGGGCGCTGCGAAGCGCATCGAGGCCGGCGGAGTGATGATCAACGACTCCTCCGACTACCGCTTCGACGCCATGCCGTTCGGCGGCTTCAAGTACGGCAGCCTGGGCCGCGAAGGCGTGCGCTTCGCCTACGAGGACATGACGCAACCGAAGGTGGTGTGCATCAACGATTTGAACTGA
- a CDS encoding aspartate aminotransferase family protein — MSHVFHRSLTQSYPTAVQGDGPYLIDSQGKRYLDASGGAAVSCLGHSDAAVIEAIRKQVGTLAYAHTSFFTSEPMEALADFLIERAPEGLESVYFVSGGSEAVEAALKLARQYFVEVGQPKRRHVIARRQSYHGNTLGALAAGGNAWRRQQFQPLLIDVSHVSPCYAYREQRANETPEALGIRLAAELEAEILNLGAENVMAFIAEPVVGATLGAVPAVPGYFKRVREVCDRHGVLLILDEVMCGMGRTGSLFAAEQEGISADLITVAKGLGAGYQPIGATLVSGRIVDAIRQGSGFFQHGHTYIGHATACAAALAVQNAIEERQLLPRVRELGSALQSRLQARFATHPHVGDIRGRGLFQGLELVQERASKAPFDPTLKLHAKVKKAAMAQGLMCYPMGGTLDGRRGDHILLAPPFILEEAHLDELVDKLDTALRSALAEV; from the coding sequence ATGAGCCACGTATTCCACCGCAGCCTCACCCAGAGCTACCCGACCGCCGTCCAGGGCGACGGTCCCTACCTGATCGATAGCCAGGGCAAGCGCTACCTGGACGCCAGCGGCGGCGCGGCGGTGTCCTGCCTGGGTCACAGCGACGCAGCCGTGATCGAAGCGATCCGCAAGCAGGTCGGCACGCTCGCCTATGCGCACACGTCCTTCTTCACCAGCGAACCCATGGAGGCGCTGGCGGACTTCCTTATCGAGCGTGCGCCCGAAGGCCTGGAGTCGGTGTACTTCGTCTCCGGCGGCTCGGAGGCGGTGGAAGCCGCGCTCAAGCTCGCGCGCCAGTACTTCGTGGAAGTCGGCCAGCCCAAGCGCCGTCATGTGATCGCCCGCCGCCAGAGTTACCACGGCAACACCCTCGGCGCGCTGGCGGCCGGCGGCAATGCCTGGCGCCGCCAACAGTTCCAGCCGTTGCTGATCGACGTCAGCCACGTCAGCCCCTGCTACGCCTACCGCGAGCAGCGCGCCAACGAGACACCGGAGGCCCTCGGCATTCGCCTGGCGGCGGAGCTGGAAGCGGAAATCCTCAACCTCGGCGCCGAGAACGTCATGGCCTTCATCGCCGAGCCGGTGGTAGGCGCCACCCTCGGCGCGGTGCCAGCTGTGCCCGGCTACTTCAAGCGGGTGCGCGAAGTCTGCGACCGCCACGGCGTGCTGCTGATCCTCGACGAAGTGATGTGCGGCATGGGCCGTACCGGCAGCCTCTTCGCCGCTGAGCAGGAAGGCATCAGCGCCGACCTGATCACCGTCGCCAAAGGCCTGGGCGCCGGCTATCAGCCCATAGGGGCGACCCTGGTGAGTGGCCGCATCGTCGACGCCATCCGCCAGGGTTCGGGCTTCTTCCAGCACGGTCACACCTACATCGGCCACGCCACTGCCTGCGCAGCCGCCCTGGCCGTGCAGAACGCCATCGAAGAACGCCAGTTGCTGCCCCGGGTGCGCGAACTGGGCTCGGCGCTGCAAAGCCGGCTGCAAGCGCGCTTCGCTACCCATCCGCATGTGGGTGACATTCGCGGTCGCGGCCTGTTCCAGGGCCTGGAACTGGTGCAAGAGCGCGCCAGCAAGGCGCCCTTCGACCCGACGTTGAAACTCCACGCCAAGGTGAAGAAGGCCGCCATGGCCCAGGGCCTGATGTGCTACCCCATGGGCGGCACCCTTGACGGCCGCCGTGGCGACCACATCCTCCTGGCGCCGCCCTTCATCCTCGAAGAGGCGCACCTGGATGAACTGGTGGACAAGCTCGATACCGCCCTGCGCAGCGCTTTGGCCGAGGTTTGA
- a CDS encoding Lrp/AsnC family transcriptional regulator, with product MKRILDPLDERILAELTANARIAHVELGDKVNLSRNAVRQRIERLERDGAIQGYTLKTGDGRRPASLISAVIFVYRYDRMRGEEVLQALRSIPEIVQCEVMSGEFDLMLRVDAATPERVHLVWKEISAMPGVSNTVTSFVLSSVI from the coding sequence ATGAAGCGCATCCTCGATCCGCTGGACGAACGCATCCTGGCCGAGCTCACCGCCAACGCGCGCATCGCCCATGTGGAACTCGGCGACAAGGTCAACCTGTCGCGCAACGCCGTGCGCCAGCGCATCGAGCGGCTGGAACGCGACGGCGCCATCCAGGGCTACACACTGAAGACCGGCGATGGTCGCCGTCCAGCGTCGCTGATCAGCGCGGTAATATTCGTCTACCGCTATGACCGCATGCGCGGGGAAGAGGTGCTGCAAGCCTTGCGCAGCATCCCGGAAATCGTCCAGTGCGAAGTCATGAGCGGTGAATTCGACCTCATGCTGCGGGTCGACGCGGCGACGCCGGAGCGCGTGCATCTGGTGTGGAAGGAGATTTCCGCCATGCCCGGTGTTTCCAACACGGTCACCTCCTTCGTACTCTCCTCTGTGATCTGA
- a CDS encoding RidA family protein, translating into MIARFDEGQRMSLAVAYGPFFETAGIVADDPALDVAGQARQALAAIDGLMAHAGITRNDLTRVQIWIADYALFDAVNAVYDAWVEGFRKPVRACVESDLGGYLIEIQVFGFRPADALG; encoded by the coding sequence ATGATTGCGCGCTTTGACGAGGGACAACGCATGTCCCTGGCAGTGGCCTACGGTCCCTTTTTTGAAACCGCCGGGATCGTTGCCGATGATCCGGCGCTGGATGTCGCCGGGCAGGCACGCCAGGCTCTGGCTGCGATCGACGGGCTGATGGCCCACGCGGGAATCACGCGCAACGATCTGACCCGGGTACAGATCTGGATAGCCGACTACGCGCTCTTCGACGCGGTCAACGCGGTGTACGACGCCTGGGTCGAAGGATTCCGCAAACCGGTACGTGCCTGTGTCGAAAGTGACCTGGGCGGATACCTGATCGAGATCCAGGTGTTCGGCTTCCGCCCGGCTGATGCGTTGGGGTGA
- a CDS encoding LysR substrate-binding domain-containing protein: MNQKALPPLNWLRAFEVSARYLNFTHAAEELHLTQGAVSQQIRQLESHLGVALFKRLPRGLGLTEEGQSYLPVVQDAISRLAVGTSEIFGQRKQRPIKVRGSLSFLHFWLAPKLADFRRTHPHLDIRYISNLWVKELDGEDDVEIRWGHGHWPGLVSQRLTWDTLFPVCSPQLMTDSPLNEPRDVACHPLLHVLGYEEGWGYWLKRVGADDVDFSTGLQFDTLVSTLRLAELGQGIALARSSMVEDLLREGRLVEPFNRRIEASESFYLVHGTGTKLHPDALAFATWLVAQAHRYK; the protein is encoded by the coding sequence ATGAACCAGAAAGCCCTGCCCCCGTTGAACTGGTTGCGAGCCTTCGAGGTATCAGCGCGGTACCTCAACTTCACCCACGCGGCGGAGGAGCTGCACCTGACCCAGGGCGCGGTGAGCCAGCAGATTCGCCAGCTGGAAAGTCACCTCGGGGTGGCGTTGTTCAAGCGCCTGCCAAGGGGCCTGGGCCTGACGGAGGAAGGGCAGTCCTACCTGCCGGTGGTTCAAGATGCAATCAGCCGCCTGGCAGTGGGCACCAGCGAGATCTTCGGCCAGCGCAAGCAGCGGCCGATCAAGGTGCGTGGCAGCCTGTCGTTCCTGCACTTCTGGCTGGCACCCAAGCTGGCCGATTTTCGTCGCACTCATCCTCATCTCGATATCCGTTACATCAGCAATCTCTGGGTCAAGGAGCTGGATGGCGAGGACGATGTGGAGATCCGCTGGGGCCACGGGCATTGGCCGGGGCTGGTGTCGCAGCGGCTGACCTGGGACACCCTGTTCCCGGTCTGTTCGCCGCAGCTGATGACCGATTCGCCGCTAAACGAACCTCGCGACGTCGCCTGTCACCCGCTGCTGCACGTGCTCGGCTACGAAGAGGGCTGGGGCTACTGGCTGAAGCGGGTCGGGGCCGACGACGTCGATTTCTCCACCGGCCTGCAGTTCGACACCCTGGTCTCCACCCTGCGCCTCGCCGAACTGGGGCAGGGCATCGCCCTGGCGCGTTCGTCCATGGTTGAAGACCTGCTGCGCGAAGGTCGCCTGGTGGAGCCTTTCAACCGGCGCATCGAGGCCAGCGAGTCCTTCTACCTGGTCCACGGCACGGGGACGAAGCTGCATCCGGATGCCCTGGCCTTCGCCACCTGGCTGGTGGCCCAGGCCCATCGTTACAAGTAA
- a CDS encoding cystathionine gamma-synthase family protein — translation MNKNLETARGKCAGIGTQVVWAGEQVQHPYNATQTPIVVSAAYGYQDIDVWYDVALGKSEGFIYSRMSNPTVATLEAKLCELEQSESAVAFSSGMAAISGVLHTFLCSGRRVVSTRDSYGGTNKIFEEFLPRMGVEVTLCDTQDTESIEREIASGCDLLYLETPTNPTLKVLDIRRLVAVAKRAGALVVADNTFATPLNQNPLALGVDVVVHSATKFLSGHGDVLGGVVCGAESLMAQVRHYREINGAALDPFSAYLIIRGIKTLALRLRQQQQSAQALAEYLLTEPLVEAVNYPGLPSHPGHAVACSQMRGFGAIVSFVLAGGMDTVKRLLPRLCYAHRAGNLGAVETIYGPARTTSHVENTLEERLALGISEGLVRISVGIEETADLLADLQQAFAIVHGELAEAPASNFAPVLTERHTEVET, via the coding sequence ATGAACAAGAATTTAGAAACTGCTCGCGGCAAGTGTGCGGGCATTGGCACTCAAGTTGTCTGGGCGGGAGAGCAGGTACAGCATCCCTATAACGCCACGCAAACGCCCATTGTCGTAAGTGCCGCATATGGCTATCAGGATATCGATGTCTGGTACGACGTAGCGCTGGGCAAGAGCGAGGGCTTCATCTATAGCCGCATGAGCAACCCGACGGTCGCCACCCTGGAGGCCAAGCTGTGCGAGCTGGAACAGTCGGAGTCGGCGGTGGCCTTCAGCAGTGGCATGGCCGCGATCAGCGGCGTGCTGCACACCTTCCTCTGCAGTGGCAGGCGCGTGGTATCTACCCGCGACAGCTACGGCGGTACCAACAAGATCTTCGAGGAGTTCCTGCCGCGCATGGGGGTCGAGGTGACCCTTTGCGACACCCAGGATACCGAGTCCATCGAGCGCGAAATCGCCAGCGGCTGCGACCTGCTGTACCTGGAAACACCCACCAATCCGACCCTTAAAGTGCTTGATATCCGCCGCCTGGTGGCTGTGGCCAAGCGCGCTGGCGCACTGGTGGTGGCGGACAACACCTTCGCCACGCCGCTCAACCAGAATCCCCTGGCCCTCGGCGTCGACGTGGTGGTGCATAGCGCGACCAAGTTCCTCTCCGGCCACGGCGACGTGCTTGGGGGCGTTGTCTGTGGCGCGGAAAGCCTGATGGCCCAGGTGCGCCATTACCGCGAGATCAACGGCGCGGCGCTGGACCCGTTCTCCGCCTACCTGATCATCCGTGGCATCAAGACCCTGGCCCTGCGTCTGCGCCAACAGCAGCAGAGCGCCCAGGCGTTGGCCGAATACCTGCTCACCGAACCGCTGGTGGAGGCGGTGAATTACCCCGGACTGCCCAGTCATCCCGGTCATGCCGTCGCGTGCTCGCAGATGCGTGGTTTCGGCGCCATCGTCAGCTTCGTCCTGGCCGGTGGCATGGACACCGTGAAACGCCTCCTGCCGCGCCTGTGCTATGCCCATCGCGCCGGCAACCTGGGGGCGGTGGAGACCATCTACGGGCCGGCGCGCACGACCAGTCACGTCGAGAACACCCTGGAAGAGCGCCTGGCGCTGGGCATCTCCGAGGGCCTGGTGCGTATCTCCGTGGGGATCGAGGAAACCGCCGACCTGCTCGCCGATCTCCAACAGGCGTTCGCGATTGTTCACGGTGAACTCGCTGAAGCACCTGCTTCGAACTTCGCCCCTGTTCTGACCGAACGTCACACCGAGGTGGAAACCTGA
- the thrC gene encoding threonine synthase, which translates to MHYVSTRSAAVRADFRSVVLSGLATDGGLFVPASLPVFGAQEIANWSWLPFDELAWRIISPFVGPAIPEEDLKLLLKDCYRPFAHRAIAPLRQVDRNEWVLELFHGPTRASKDFAAQLHARLARYFLERDGGRALVVGASNGDTGLAAIAAFGAGAGCRVVALYPEAGVPCDRLHALQSANPGRVLACAVAGSFDDCQTLVSRLFRHWPLEKMVPISFNSSNWVGVLAQIVFYFHAALQLGGGQRPIGFSIPAASFAEVYAGYIAQKMGLPINQIIISTNRNDALHQFIHKNRYSIREANRTLSPAMDFSIFSNLERFVWELYDHDDQAVKALMEHFENSGELSIANRQWLQARLLIDSYAVGDEQTVAEITALFRDTGISIDPHTATGVLAARLYRRSMVTPMVTLGQIAPEKSAELLAGLGAWNGPLPQRQAPAEHPRQLARGDLDGLCRMLGEW; encoded by the coding sequence ATGCATTACGTAAGTACACGCAGCGCCGCAGTGCGGGCGGATTTCCGCAGCGTGGTCCTTTCCGGGCTCGCCACCGACGGCGGGCTCTTCGTGCCGGCCAGCCTGCCGGTGTTCGGTGCCCAGGAGATCGCCAACTGGTCCTGGCTGCCGTTCGACGAGCTGGCCTGGCGGATCATCAGTCCCTTCGTCGGTCCGGCCATTCCGGAGGAGGATCTCAAGCTGCTGCTCAAGGACTGCTACCGACCCTTCGCCCATCGTGCCATCGCGCCGCTGCGGCAGGTGGACCGTAACGAGTGGGTGCTGGAGCTGTTCCACGGGCCGACGCGCGCGTCCAAGGATTTCGCCGCCCAGCTGCATGCGCGCCTGGCGCGCTATTTCCTCGAGCGGGATGGCGGGCGGGCACTGGTGGTGGGCGCCAGCAATGGCGACACCGGGCTCGCAGCCATTGCGGCCTTCGGCGCCGGGGCAGGCTGTCGGGTGGTGGCGCTGTACCCGGAGGCCGGCGTGCCATGCGACCGCCTGCATGCGCTGCAATCCGCCAACCCCGGGCGGGTGCTGGCCTGCGCCGTGGCCGGCAGTTTCGACGACTGCCAGACCTTGGTCTCACGGTTGTTCCGTCACTGGCCGCTGGAAAAGATGGTGCCGATCAGCTTCAACTCCTCCAACTGGGTCGGCGTGCTGGCGCAAATCGTCTTCTACTTCCACGCCGCCCTGCAGCTCGGCGGCGGCCAGCGGCCCATCGGCTTCAGCATCCCGGCTGCGAGTTTCGCTGAGGTCTATGCCGGCTATATCGCGCAGAAGATGGGACTGCCGATCAACCAGATCATCATTTCCACCAACCGCAACGACGCGCTGCACCAGTTCATCCACAAGAACCGCTATTCCATCCGCGAGGCCAACCGCACCCTGTCACCGGCCATGGACTTTTCCATCTTCTCCAACCTGGAGCGTTTTGTCTGGGAGCTCTACGACCACGACGACCAGGCGGTGAAGGCGCTGATGGAGCACTTCGAGAACAGCGGAGAACTCAGCATCGCCAACCGCCAGTGGCTGCAGGCGCGCCTGCTGATCGACTCCTACGCGGTAGGCGACGAGCAGACGGTGGCGGAGATCACTGCGCTGTTCCGCGACACCGGCATCTCGATCGATCCGCACACCGCCACCGGCGTGCTCGCGGCGCGCCTGTATCGGCGCAGCATGGTGACGCCGATGGTGACCCTGGGGCAGATCGCCCCGGAAAAGTCGGCCGAACTGCTGGCCGGGCTGGGCGCCTGGAATGGGCCGCTGCCGCAGCGGCAAGCGCCCGCAGAACATCCGCGACAGCTGGCGCGTGGCGACCTCGATGGCCTGTGCCGGATGCTCGGTGAATGGTAG
- a CDS encoding carboxymuconolactone decarboxylase family protein: MKIESRLTALDEAQMSDAQRAVLKEILSGPRGNLDGPFLAWIHSPELADHAQRLGAFCRYGTGLELRLTELAILVTASWWQSQAEWQIHEPIARQAGLSDAVIDALRQGREPAFERDDERLVYRLGQSLYSTRRIDDALYAKAIAAFGEPAVVELVGVFGYYALVAMTLNVFQVRRGTDTPLPFAEP, encoded by the coding sequence ATGAAGATCGAATCGAGACTGACCGCCCTGGATGAAGCGCAGATGAGCGACGCCCAGCGTGCCGTGTTGAAGGAGATCCTCAGCGGCCCACGCGGCAACCTGGACGGCCCGTTCCTGGCCTGGATCCACAGCCCCGAACTGGCCGACCACGCCCAGCGCCTGGGCGCTTTCTGCCGCTACGGCACGGGCCTGGAACTGCGACTGACCGAGCTGGCGATCCTCGTCACCGCGTCCTGGTGGCAGTCCCAGGCGGAATGGCAGATCCACGAACCCATAGCCCGCCAGGCCGGCCTCAGCGATGCGGTGATCGACGCCCTGCGCCAGGGCCGCGAGCCCGCGTTCGAGCGAGACGACGAACGCCTGGTCTACCGCCTGGGCCAATCGCTCTACAGCACCCGTCGTATCGACGACGCCCTCTACGCCAAGGCCATCGCCGCCTTCGGCGAGCCTGCGGTGGTGGAGTTGGTGGGTGTGTTCGGTTACTACGCGCTGGTGGCGATGACCCTGAATGTGTTCCAGGTGCGGCGCGGAACGGATACACCGCTGCCGTTTGCGGAGCCGTGA
- a CDS encoding amino acid permease has protein sequence MSTHTTTDKKTSGPGFKQDMQTRHIVMLALGGVIGTGLFLTSGYTVNQAGPLGSVIAYIIGAIMVYMVMMCLGELAVQMPETGSFSSYASRYLGPGTGYTVAWLYWLIWAVAIGSEFTAAGILMVRWFPDTPVWIWSALFAITVFVSNVVSVRLFAETEFWLSLVKVVAVIAFLVVGTGAIIGVFEVQQAHSIGLGNFTREGLFPTGFWSIAMTLLAVSFAFSGTELIGIAAGETRDPQRNVPKAIRTTVVRLALFFVGTIFVLATLLPREQAGLVESPFVTVFEFIGIPYAADIMNFVIISALLSAANSGLYAASRMLWTLSDQGHMPKRFGELSRMGTPFNAIVVSMAGSIASLLSGVFAPDTVYLALVSISGLAVVVVWMSIAASQIAFRRHYVANGGKVEDLKFRVRGYPWVPLGALASCALACIGIAFDPAQRVALYFGLPFIAWCYFVFWITRKGRERRLASHAAPVRTPETA, from the coding sequence ATGTCCACGCATACAACAACAGATAAGAAGACTTCGGGTCCTGGTTTCAAACAGGATATGCAGACGCGCCACATTGTGATGCTGGCGCTGGGAGGGGTGATCGGTACCGGCCTGTTCCTGACCTCCGGCTATACCGTCAACCAGGCCGGCCCGCTGGGGTCGGTCATCGCCTACATCATCGGCGCGATCATGGTTTACATGGTGATGATGTGCCTGGGCGAACTGGCCGTGCAGATGCCGGAAACCGGCTCCTTCAGCAGCTACGCCTCACGCTACCTGGGCCCCGGTACCGGTTACACGGTGGCCTGGCTCTACTGGCTGATCTGGGCGGTGGCCATCGGCTCGGAGTTCACCGCGGCCGGCATCCTCATGGTGCGCTGGTTCCCTGATACCCCGGTATGGATCTGGAGCGCGTTGTTCGCCATTACGGTGTTCGTCAGCAATGTGGTGTCGGTCCGGCTATTCGCCGAAACCGAGTTCTGGCTATCGCTGGTGAAGGTGGTGGCCGTCATCGCCTTCCTGGTGGTGGGCACCGGCGCCATCATTGGCGTGTTCGAGGTGCAGCAGGCCCACAGCATCGGCCTCGGCAACTTCACCCGTGAAGGATTGTTCCCGACCGGCTTCTGGTCGATCGCCATGACCCTGCTGGCGGTGTCGTTCGCCTTTTCCGGCACCGAGCTGATCGGTATCGCAGCCGGGGAAACCCGTGACCCGCAACGCAACGTGCCCAAGGCCATCCGTACCACCGTAGTGCGCTTGGCGTTGTTCTTCGTCGGCACCATCTTCGTCCTCGCGACCCTGCTGCCGCGCGAGCAGGCCGGCCTGGTGGAGAGTCCCTTCGTCACGGTGTTCGAGTTCATCGGCATCCCCTATGCCGCCGACATCATGAACTTCGTGATCATCAGCGCATTGTTGTCGGCCGCCAACTCGGGCCTGTATGCCGCTTCACGGATGCTCTGGACCCTGAGCGACCAGGGCCACATGCCCAAGCGCTTCGGCGAGCTGAGCCGCATGGGCACGCCGTTCAACGCGATTGTGGTGAGCATGGCAGGCAGCATCGCCTCGCTGCTGAGCGGCGTTTTTGCCCCGGATACCGTCTACCTCGCGCTGGTGTCGATTTCGGGCCTGGCCGTGGTGGTGGTGTGGATGAGCATTGCGGCGAGCCAGATCGCTTTCCGTCGCCATTACGTGGCCAATGGCGGCAAGGTCGAGGACCTCAAGTTCCGGGTGCGCGGCTATCCCTGGGTGCCGCTGGGCGCGTTGGCCAGTTGTGCGCTGGCTTGCATTGGGATTGCCTTTGATCCGGCCCAGCGAGTTGCGCTCTACTTCGGGTTGCCGTTCATTGCCTGGTGCTACTTCGTCTTCTGGATCACCCGCAAGGGCCGTGAGCGGCGCCTGGCTTCCCATGCCGCGCCGGTCCGCACGCCCGAGACGGCCTGA